The sequence below is a genomic window from Thioclava nitratireducens.
TTTGCGTTGATGCGCCGCACCTTCTCGGGATCATGGGCGTTGTCGGTCAGCGCGTGCCAAATGGCCCTTCCCACATTTGTCACGCGAGATTAGCTGCTGGATGAGTGTTGGCGGGGCGTCTTTGCGTGCTTTTGTTTCTGGCCCATTTGGGTCAAATGCTGTTTGTAAGATTCACAAAAAGCTCTAACTATTGCGCTCGTTCAGAAAACCCAATCTGCATTGGACCGATTAAGTGAATTCGCAAGACGCTTTGATGCCGGGAGCACGCGGCGCCGAGGACCAAACTGCTCCTGACGCTGGCTACAAGGCCTTGATGGAGTTGATCGATGACGGGTTCTGCGTCATCCAGTTCATCGACGGTCCCAGAGGCCCACTCAGCGACTACGTCCATATCGAAGCCAATTCCGGTTACGAGAGGCATACCGGGATTGACGGCATTGTCGGCAAGACCGTTTTCGATGTCGCTCCGCAAGATGGGGACGAGTGGGTGAAAATCTACGGCGAAGTGCTCAGAACCGGGGAGCCTCTGAGGTTCGAGCGCGAATTCGTTGAGGTCGGGCGGCACATCGAGGTCTCTGCGAGGCGGGTGGAGCCCGCAAGCAAAGCTCAGGTCGCGGTTCTCTTTCGCGATATCACCGATCGCAAACAGAAGGAGCGCGAGCTACGCGAAAGCCAGCGGCGCGCGGAAAAGAACGCGCGTCACGTCGCGCGAGCGCTCTCGGCCGGGGCGATCCTGGGCACTTGGGTCTGGTATCTCGACAGCGAAACCTTCGACCTCGATGACGACTTTTCCCGCAGCATGGGGCTCGACCCCGCGCGGGCTGTCGAAGGCCTGACCATCGAGCAGATTGTCGTAAACGTGCACGAGGACGACAAGCCGGGTCTGATGGCGGCGATCGACCGCGCGACGCAGCAGACGTCGCCTTACGCGCATCAGTTCCGTGTTCGGCGGGCCGACGGGCGCTATCACTGGGTCGAAGCCAACGGCCGGATGGAATCGCAAACACCGCGCATTTTCGCAGGCGTTCTCATGGATCTCGATGATCGGCGCGCCATTCTCGAGGAGCGCGACAAGGCGGCCGCGGCGCTGTCTCAGCTGAATGAGACTCTGGAGCAGCGCGTCGAAGAGCAGACCGCGAAACTGATGCAGCAGGAGGAGAAACTCCGGCAGGCCCAGAAAATGGAGGCCGTGGGGCAATTGACCGGCGGTCTCGCTCACGACTTCAACAATCTCCTCACCGCGATTTCGGGATCCCTCGAATTCGTCGCGAAGCGCCTTGAAGACGGGCGTCCCGAGGAAATCCTGCGGTATCTGGAAGCCGCGCGATCGTCGACCGAACGTGCCGCAGGCGTCACCCAGCGCTTGCTTTCCTTCTCGCGTCAGCAGTCGCTCATGCCCAAGCCCACCGACGTTCCCCAGCTGGTGCACGGGATGGAGGACCTGTTGCGGCACACGATCGGGCCGCACATCTTGATCAGAACGGAGCACAGCGCAGCGCCTTGGCCCGCGATGGTCGATCCGAACCAGCTCGAGAGTGCGCTGCTAAATCTTTGCATCAATTCGCGCGATGCCATGCCCGACGGTGGCACGATCACGATCAGCACGGCCAACGAAGTCATACAAGATGGACATTCGGAACTTCAGCCCGGTAACTACCTGCGCCTTTCCGTGCGTGACACCGGAACGGGGATGTCCGCAGAAGAGATATCGAAAGCGTTCGATCCTTATTTTACCACCAAGCCCAGCGGTAAAGGCACCGGCTTGGGCCTCTCGATGGTCTATGGGTTTGCGCGGCAAAGCGGCGGATGCGCTACGATCGAAGCCGATTGCGGTGTGGGGACGACAGTGAACATTTTTCTGCCGCGCTCTACGGCGGCGATCGAGTTCCCCACTGCGCAGCGTCCGGTGGCTGAAGCTCCGGCCGCGAGCGCCGATCACTCGATCCTCGTGGTCGATGACGAAGTCATCGTGCGCTTCGTCGTGGTGGAGGCCTTGGAAGAGGCAGGGTTCACTGTCTACGAAGCCGGGAACGCGGCTGACGGCCTCGCGTTGCTGCACGAACAGCCGGGGGTGTCGGTTCTGCTGACGGATATCGGCTTGCCCGGCGGGATGACGGGTCGTGAACTCGCATCCCGGGCGAAAGAGTCCCGCGAAGACCTGAAAATCATATTCATGACCGGATATGACGAAGAGGCCGCGACAGGGCCGGCTCAGGTCGACGCCGAAGTCCTTTTGAAACCGTTTGATTTCGACGAGATGGTGCATCGCGTGAAGAGGCTCTCAGGGCTCAGCTGAGTGATGCGGTTCGTCACGAACGGTGTTCGGCGCATTCGCTTTTGCGATTTCGAGTGACAGGGACGTCGGTTCCATTGACCGGTTTGCAAGATCGCAGTGCCCGTGGACGTCGACGATCAGGGGCTTGTCCTCGGGGCAAGATTGAAGACCATGCGTTGACTTTGCCGCAGCTAATTGGCTTACCTGTTTTATTCATAAGAACGGGAGTTCCTGCACATGCCGCAGACAGCGACGGCAAATATCCTGACCATACTCGAAACTGATTTCTCAGGTGTCGTCGAGGAGTGGCTAGGCACTCAGGTGAAAGAGGGCGTGAAACGCTCTGACCTGTTCTCCGACTCCGAGAGTCGTGCGCAGAACCAGGAACTTCTGAAAGCCTTCACCAAGGGTATCCGTGCCGGCGTCGTAAACGAAGAGTTCAGCCTGGACGACGACGAATGGGAAGACCTGCGTGCCGTCCTCGCAGACGTCAGCAAGGAGCGCGTCGGCCGTGGCGTCACGCCGACCGAGATGGCGACATTCGTGCTCGCCCTCAAAGCTCCGCTGTTCAAGCGGCTCGAGGCGATGACGGATGTCGAAAGCGGGAAGCTTATCAGCGACGTGCTGATGGTGACCCGTCTCGTCGATGCTTTCGCGATTTACACCAACGAGATCTTCATCGGCGAGCGCGACCAGATCATAGAGCGCCAACGTCAGGAAATGCTCGAGCTGTCGACCCCGGTGGTCGAACTCTGGGATCGCGTTCTCACGCTGCCGCTGATCGGCACTCTGGATTCCGCCCGGGCGCAGGAGGTCATGGAGAACCTGTTGCAGACCATTCTCGAGCGGCAGGCCGAGGTGGTGATCATGGACATTACCGGTGTCGGCACGGTCGACACGCAGGTGGCGCAGCACCTTTTGCGGGCCGCGGCCGCCGTGCGCCTGATGGGCGCGGAATGCATCATCAGCGGCATCAGCCCGATGATCGCGCAGACCATGGTGCAGCTCGGCATCGACGTGGGCACCGTGTCCACCCGGTCCAGCATCCGCACGGCCCTGGCCGATGCATTGCAGAAGGTCGGCTACGTCATCAAAACCAGCGAGGTCTCCTGACGTGTCGGGTGTGACGTCCATAAACCTGGTCGAGAACGCGCTTCTGGTCTCCATTCAGGACGACGTCACCGATACGGAAATCGTGGAACTGCAGGACACGCTCTCCAACCGGATCGCCAAGGAGAACGTCAAGGGCGTGATCCTCGACATCAGTTCGCTGGAGATCGTCGATACCTTCGTCGGGCGCGTCATTGCCCAGCTCGCTGGCATTTCCAAGCTGCTGGCCGCGGAAACCTACGTTGTCGGGATGCGTCCAGCGGTTGCGGTGACCTTGGTCGAACTGGGGATGTATCTGCCCGAGACCCGCACGGCGCTCAGCCTGACCCATGCACTCACTCAGTTGCGGCGTGCCTGATCCAAACGAAACATCCAGCAGACCAGCCGTCGCGGAGATAACGCTTGCGACCAGCCGCGATGTGGTCGCTGCGCGTCAGGCCGTCGCTCGAATTCTCAAGGAGCGCGGGCTGTCGGCGGTGCGGATCACCCGTTTTGCGACGGCTGTGAGCGAAATCACTCGCAACGCAATCGTGCACGGAGGCGGCGGCAAGATTTCAATTTATCTCGACGACCGTTCCGAGTATCTGCGCGTCGAATGCCGCGACGAGGGGCCGGGAATCGAAAACGTAACGCTGGCCATGTCCGACGGTTACACGACCGCGGGAGGCCTCGGCAGAGGGCTCGGCGGCGCCAAGCGCCTTTCACACGGGTTCGAGGTCCGCTCTGCCCCCGGCAAGGGCACAACCGTTTCCATGAGCGTGAAGCTATGAACCAGTGGGTGGAAATTGATGATCGCAGTGCCGTGGCAGTCGTTCGGCGGCTCGCGCGGCGCCATGGGGTCGCGATCGGTCTTCCCGAGACACGCGTCGGCGAACTCGCGATCGTGGCTACGGAGGCCGCGACCAACATGCTGCGCTACGCAGAGCGCGGGCGAGCCCTGATCGAACTTGTGCGCCAGCCCGGTGCCGACGTCATCAACATGATCTTCACGGATCGAGGGCCGGGGATCTCGGATATCGACCGGATGTTCCAAGATGGCGAAAGCTCGACTGACTCCGCCGGTCTCGGGCTCGGGGCGATCGTGCGCCTCTCGGATACGTTCGACATTTTCAGTTCGCCGGACACCGGAACGACGATCGTATGCACCTTCGGCGGGAAAAGCAGCGGTGCTGATTGCGGCGTCGAAGCGGTGGGGCTGCGTGTTTGCCACCCGAACGAAGACACCTGCGGCGACGACTTTCAGATCCGGCAGACCCCGCGGGCGACCGATGTGTTGCTCTGCGACGGCCTTGGGCATGGCCCCGCCGCCGCCGAAGCCGCCGGCGAGGTGATCGCAGCTGCAGGCGCCGCGGGCGGGCTTTCGTCGGAGCCAGGTAAGCTGATGCGCCAGATTACCGAGCGGCTGGTCGGTCGACGCGGGGCGGTGGTAGCTCTGATGCATGTCGCACAGCCGCAGATGGAGCTACGTTACGCGGCGCTTGGCAATATCTCGACCTTGCTGATCGGCGCGAAGGGTATCAGGCGGCTGGCGGTGCGCGACGGTCGCATCGGTGGCGCGGCGACTCATGGCTACGAGGAAGCCGTGCAACTGGAGGCGGGGGACATGGTGATCCTGCATAGCGACGGTTTGAAAACCTTGCGGGAGGCGCATTTTCCGCCCGGATTGCTGAAGAAAAGCCCGCTGTTGATCGCCGGATTTCTTCTGGATCGCGCGTTCCGCGGGCGCGATGATGCGAGCATCGTCGTCATGCGCATAAACCGGGGAGGCGACCAGTTACCATGGCAAAACTCACCACCGTGACCCTTGAGAAGAGCGCCGACGTGGCCCGGCTGCGCGATGTCGCCATGACGCTCACCAACGTCCTGCAATTCGGCGCGTTCGAGCGCACACGGGCCGTCACCGCCGTCGTCGAACTCGGTCGCAATGCAATCGAACATGGGCAGAAGGGACGCGCGACCTTCTCGCTCACCGAGGTGGAAGGCAAACCGGCACTCGGGCTTCTCGTGACCGACCAGGGGCGCGGCATCCCGAAGGAGAAACTTCAGCCGGATGGGGCGCCTTCCTCCTCGACGGGGATGGGGCTGGGGCTTCGCGGTGTGCAGCGCATCGCAACGCGTTTCGATGTCGAGACCGGTCACGAAGGAACTCGGATCGAGGCGGTTTTCCGCTCGTCGGCAAATCTGCCGGCGGATGCCCGGCTCATCGATCAGGCGACAGAAGCGCTAAACGATCTCAGCATGAAGGACCCGACAGCGGCCCTCAGCGAACAGAACCGCGAACTCTCGGAGGGGATCACCGAACGCGACCTGCTGATGCAGGAGCTACACCACCGGACCGGCAATAACCTCGCGCTCATCGCCGCGCTCATTCGTATGAGCAAGTCGCGGGCCCAACAACCGGAGACCCAGCAGGTTCTGACCGAACTCGAAGTCCGTGTCGGGGCGCTCTCCAAGGCCCACGAATTGATGCAGCGCGGGAAGGAGACCGGAAAGGTGGATCTCGCGCAGATGGCTGCCGAAGTCGCGAGAACTTCGGAGCGTGCGTTCAGCGGCGAAAGCCTCGACGCCAATATCGAGGTGACCTGCGCAGAGCTGATGCTCGACAGCAAGCTCGCCATCGACATTGGGCTCATCATCGGAGAGCTCATCACCAATGCGTTCAAATATGCCTTTACCGGCAGGGAGAGCGGAACCATTCGCGTCGACGTCTCCGGCGACCTGCAAAGCGGGATCGCCCTGGTCGTCTCTGACAACGGCATCGGCTTGCCGTCGGATGCCGAGCGTCCGGAACGGTCGAATTCACTCGGCTGGCGCCTGATCCGGACCCTGACGTTCCAGCATGATGCGACGCTGACCGTGGACGGCTCCGACGGGCTGCGCGTCTGTATCAAGTTTCCGGCACAAAGCTAAATTTCGGCTCTGATCGTCTTCAGGAATACGCCTGCTTCCCGATGATCAGGATCGTGCGACGATTTCAAGCGAGATGCCGTCGCGCAGATCACGGAGAGGGTCTACCCGGTCAGAGAGGTGGCCGAGCGCTTGGGCGTGAGCCAATGCTCCCTCTGCTTCTGGAGGAAGAAGTTCTCGAAAGCGTCGGCTAGCGACGCGGAGACGGATGCCGAGATCTGTCGGCTGAAGAAGGAACTGGCACGGGTCTCGGAGGAGCGCGACATCTTAAAAATGGTCCCCGCTTATTTCGCCTGGAATGCAAAGTGAGATACGCGTTCGCGGCCGAGCATCGCGGGCAGTTCGTCGTCAGAGCCATGTGCCGCGGCCTTCGTCGGTCCGTGCCGCGTTTGTGCGTTTGGGACGCCGGAAAAAAGAAAGCCCAGAGCGAACTCTGGGCTTTTCTCTTTGAAATCAGTCTCTTGCGAGAGATTTGGCTCCGGCGGTAGGGATCGAACCTACGACCAATTGATTAACAGTCAACTGCTCTACCGCTGAGCTACGCCGGAACATGTGAGGGTGTATATGAATCTCGAATTGGGATGTCCAGAGGGTTCTGGCGAAAAAATTCAGGCTTTCGTCACGTCAGCGAAAATAGCGCCTCCGGACGCAGGTCGGGCGCGGCGATGACTTCGTTTTGTACAGACATTTCAACGAGATGGGCGAAGACATTCCGTTCGGCGGCTGGCAGGAGGGCTGCGGGCACGTCAGTGTATATCGCGCGGGTGAGCGTCTGCGGGGTGGCGGGGCGCTCTGCCAAGGCGCTTCGGATCTGCGCGGTGCGGGCGTCGCGATGTGCGCGCTGACTCGCGATCAGCGTTTGCGGATCGGTCACCGGCTCGCCATGGCCGGGATAGAGAATGCGCGGGCGGAGTGCCTCGATGCGCGCGAGGGAGCGATAATAGTCGCCCAGATCGCCGTCGGGCGGTGAGATCAGCGTCGAGGACCAGCCCATAACCACATCGCCGGTCAGAAGCGCATCGCCCATCGCGAAGCTCAGATGGTTGCAGAAATGGCCGGGCGTATGCAGCGCCGTGAGCGACCAGTCGCCATGGCTCAGCGTCTCGCCATCCTCGATAAGGATGTCGGGGTCGAACGCGTGATCGACCCCTTCGCCGCCGCCGGCATGTCCACGCGCAGCAAGTTCCGCCATCACAGGCGCGCGCCCGGCCTCGGGCGGGCCGAAGGCGAGGATGGGCGCGCCCGTGGCCTCGGCCAAGAGCCGCGCGCCGGGGGAATGGTCGAGATGGGCATGGGTGACGAGGATATGGCTGACGCGCTCTCCGGAGGCGAGCGCGTCGAGCAGCGCCTGAAGATGGGCAGGATCGGCGGGGCCGGGATCGACCACCGCGACCTCGCCTGTGCCAATGACATAGGTGCAGGTGCCGGTATAAGTCATGGGGGACGGGTTCGGAGCCAGGATCCGACGCAAGCCGGGCTGCAATTCTTCCATCTTTCCCTCCGTCGCGGCCATCGCTAGGGTTCTGGCATGAATTTTCGCTGGCTGAAACAGATGATGCCGCGCGGGCTTTATGGGCGGGCCGCGTTGATCCTGATTCTGCCGGTGGTGACGATCCAGCTGGTGGTATCCGTCGTCTTCATCCAGCGCCATTTCGAACGTGTCACGCAGCAGATGACCGAAGGGATGGTGCGCGAGATCGCGCTGCTCGATCAGGTCGCGACCAATGCGCCGACGGCCGAGGTTGCGCGCGAGCGGCTCGACGTGCTCGACAAGACACTGAACTTCACCTCGCAATTCCCGGCGCCGACGGATATTGCGTCGCAGCGGGGCGATACGCGCAACTTCTTCGATCTCACCGGGATCGTGGTGATCTCGACCCTGCGCACCAATCTGTCGCAGATTCGCTCGATCGTTCTCGACAACACCACCAACTCCGTGCGGGTGGTGCAGGAGACGCCGAACGGGCCGTTAGCGGTGACCTTCGCGCGCAGTCGGGTGTCGGCGTCGAATCCCCACCAATTGCTCGTTCTGATGGTCTTTGTTTCCATTCTGATGACGCTGATCGCCTATATCTTCCTGCGCAATCAGCTGCGCCCGATCCGCAGACTGAGCCATGCGGCGGAGGAATTCGGCAAGGGGCGCAACCTGAATTACCGCGTCTCGGGGGCGACGGAGGTGCGCGCCGCGGGCCGCGCCTTCCTCGACATGCGCAACCGGATCGAGCGGCAGATCGAGCAGCGCACGCTGATGCTCTCGGGTGTCAGCCACGATCTGCGCACACCGCTCACGCGTCTGCGGCTCGGGCTGTCGATGATGGAGGAGACGGACGAGGTCCGCGCAATGGAGCGCGACGTCGACGAGATGGGTCGCCTTGTCGATGCCTTCCTCGATTTTTCGCGCGACGGCGCCTCGCATGGCGAGCCGGAGACGCTGCCGATCTGCGGCTTCGTCGAAGGCGTGGTGGAAGACATGCGGCGGATGGGCCGCGACGTGACGCTCGTCGATTGCGACACGGAGGAGGAGGCGACTTTCCGTCCCGATGCGCTCAAACGCGCGCTGGCAAACCTGATCGGCAATGCGGTCCGCTACGGCACCCGCGCCGAGATTACCGTCTCGATCGCGCGCACGGGATGGCGAATCGCGGTGCATGACGACGGCCCTGGCATCCCGCCCGAACGCCGCGAAGAGGCGATCCTGCCCTTCACGCGGCTCGATCCGGCGCGCAATCAGGATCGCGGGCAGGGGGTGGGCCTCGGCCTCTCGATCACCGCTGACATCCTGCGGCGCCATGGCGGATCGCTGAAACTCGGGCGATCCGAACGGCTTGGCGGCTTGATGGCCGAGATGATCCTGCCGCGGTGAGCGGCTACACGTTCCATCACGCGCGCGCACGAACCGCTCACGGCAGCGAGATCGCCTCTTGCGGCCTGTCCCGGGGCCACGCATTGTGACGGATGAGTGACATGGCCTAGTTGAATGGACGCTTCGCGGCTCCTAGATATTGGGTCGAACAGGGGAGGGACGTGGTCGCCGAAAACGGGGCCGGACCCTCCTGCCAAGAGAGGAACGCCGATGACCGAATTTAGCTCTGTCACCCATCCGGTCCTGCCGTTGCGCGATATCGTGGTTTTCCCCCACATGATCGTGCCGCTCTTCGTCGGGCGCGAGAAATCCGTGCGCGCACTCGAAGAGGTGATGGCGGATGACCGTCAGATCTTGCTCGCGAGCCAGATCGACCCGTCGCAAGACGACCCCGACACAGACGGGATTTTCCGCGTTGGCGTGCTCGCCAACGTGCTGCAACTGCTGAAACTGCCCGATGGCACCGTGAAGGTTCTGGTCGAGGGCAAGAGCCGCGTGCGCATCAGCGAGTTTGTCGAGAATGACGACTACTTTGAAGCGAATGCCGAGCCGCTGATCGAAACCGAGGGCGACGTGGAGACGATCCGCGCGCTGCTGCGTTCGGTCGCCGAGGAATTCGAGCGCTACGCGAAGATCAAGAAGAACATCCCCGAAGAGGCGCTCTCGGCCGTGGCCGACGCGACCGAAGCGGACAAGCTGGCCGATCTCGTCTCGGGCCATCTGGGGCTGGAAGTGGCCCAGAAGCAGGAGCTTCTGGAAACGCTCGACGTCTCCGAGCGGCTGGAGCGGGTCTACGGGCTCATGCAGGGTGAGGTCTCGGTTCTCCAGGTGGAGAAAAAGATCAAGTCCCGTGTGAAAACGCAGATGGAGAAGACCCAGCGCGAGTACTACCTGAATGAGCAGATGAAGGCCATTCAGAAGGAACTCGGCGATGGCGAAGACGGCCAGAACGAGATCCTCGAGCTGGAAGAGCGCATCGAGAACACGAAGCTTTCCAAAGAGGCCAAGGAAAAGGCCGAGGCCGAGCTCAAGAAGCTCAAGTCGATGTCGCCGATGTCGGCGGAAGCCACCGTCGTGCGCAACTATCTCGACTGGATGCTGTCGATCCCGTGGGGCACCAAATCCCGCGTCAAGAAAGACCTCAGCAAGGCGGAGGCCGTGCTTGATGCCGATCACTACGGGCTCGAGAAGGTCAAGGAACGCATCGTTGAGTATCTCGCGGTGCAGGCGCGCTCGGCCAAGTTGAAAGGCCCGATCATGTGCCTCGTGGGTCCCCCCGGCGTGGGTAAGACCTCGCTCGGCCGGTCTGTCGCCAAGGCAACGGGGCGCGAATTCATCCGCATCTCGCTCGGCGGCGTGCGCGACGAATCCGAGATCCGCGGACACCGTCGGACCTATATCGGCTCGATGCCCGGTAAGATCATTCAGGCGCTGAAGAAGGCGAAAACCACGAACCCGCTGATCCTGCTCGACGAGATCGACAAGATGGGTCAGGACTTCCGTGGCGATCCGGCTTCGGCCATGCTTGAAGTGCTCGACCCCGAGCAGAACGCGACCTTCGTGGACCACTATCTCGAAGTGGAATACGACCTCTCGAACGTGATGTTCCTGACGACGGCGAACTCCTACAACATGCCGGGCCCGCTTCTGGACCGGATGGAGATCATTCCGCTCGCGGGCTACACCGAGGACGAGAAGGCCGAGATCGCCAAGCAGCACCTGATCCCGAAGCAGATCAAGGGTCACGGGCTCAAGAAGAACGAGTTCGAACTGACCGATGGCGCGCTGACCGACGTGATCCGCTACTACACCCGCGAGGCGGGCGTGCGGAACCTTGAGCGCGATATCGCGAAGCTCGCCCGGAAAGCGGTGACCGAGATCATCAAGTCGAAGGGTCAGATCAAGCACATCACCGTCGATGAGGCGAAGGTGGGCGAATATCTGGGCGTCAAGAAGCACCGCTACGGTCTGGCCGAGAAGGAAGATCAGGTGGGCGTCGTGACTGGCCTCGCCTGGACCTCCGTGGGCGGCGACCTGCTGCAGATCGAAGCTCTGCGCCTGCCGGGTAAAGGTCGGATGAAGACCACCGGTAAGCTGGGCGACGTGATGAAGGAATCGATCGACGCGGCATCCAGCTACGTCCGCTCGGTCGCGCCGCAATTCGGCATCAAGCCGCCGCGCTTCGAGAAGTGGGACATCCACGTCCACGTGCCGGATGGCGCGACGCCGAAAGACGGGCCCTCTGCGGGTCTGGCGATGGTGACCTCCATCGTCTCGGTGTTGACCGGAATCCCGGTGCGCAAGGATATCGCCATGACTGGCGAGGTCAGCTTGCGTGGCAACGCGATGCCGATCGGTGGCTTGAAAGAGAAACTGCTCGCGGCACTGCGTGGTGGGATCAAGACGGTGTTCATCCCCGAGGAGAATGAAAAAGACCTCGCGGATATCCCCGACAACGTGAAGGAGGGGCTGGAGATCGTGCCGGTCACTCACGTTCGCGAAGTCCTCGCCCGCGCGCTGGTGCGTCAGCCCGAGCCGGTCGATTGGGACGAAGAGGCCGAAGAGGCGGCAGCCGCCGCCGCAGCCGCGGCCAAATCGGACGCACAGGGCGCAACCGCGCACTGATCGCCTTCGAATTGAAATCGAGAACGCCCGTCGCATGTCGCGGCGGGCGTTTTTGCATTTGAACAGGTTTGCCCTTAACCTCTTCGTATTACGGTCAAAAAAGGAGCCGCCATGGCCAAGAGCCAGAAACCGAAATCGACCCGCAAACCGCCCGTCACCACGCCCGAAGCGCCGCCGGCCTCCGCCGCGACGCTTACGCCCTCCGCGCCTCATCCGGCGCCTGAGCCGAGCGAGGCGAAGGCGCTCGTGCGCAAGAGAAGCTTCGTGGATCGGGTGATGGTCGAGGCCGGCGTGAAGCGCGGCGAGGCGAAAGCGATGTCGGAGGCCGTGCTGAAAGTTCTGGGCGAGGCGCTCTCGGAAGGCGAGGAACTCAGCATCCCGCCGCTCGGCAAGCTGAAGATCAACCGCCAGTTCGAGAAGAACGGCGACGAGATCCTCGTGGTCAAGCTGCGCCGCCCTTCGGGCATGCTCGAGGCCGTCGCGGCAGAGGCGGATGGCGCCGCGCAGGCCGAGGACGACGCCTTGGAAAGCGAGGTCGAAAACCGGGGCTGAGATTTCGTCGAAAACCCTCTTGCGGAGCCAGAAGCGGGGCGCTAAAAGCCCGCCACGGAGGGCGATTAGCTCAGCGGTAGAGCGCATCGTTCACATCGATGATGTCGGGGGTTCAAATCCCTCATCGCCCACCATTTTCCTACGAAGGCGCGTCTTGAACAGACGCGCCTTCGTCGTTTTCCGGTTAGTTTTCTGCGCCCCGCGGCGTCAGATTATGGGCCAGACAGCACGCCAGAGAAGCGCCCGAGGCGCGAGACGCGGAGGATGCGATGACCGACACGATGCCGATGAACGAAACGCCCCCCGACGAGGGGCTGCGCGTCTCCGATTGTCCGGACTGGCTCTATCTGCTGCGGGAATTCGACACGCTCTACCGTCATGGCTCGGCGGGCGGCAGTCGCCTCATCCGCAGCCACCGCAAACGGGTGCGCGACACGCTCTCGCAGATCATCGACACCAATCCCCCGGTGACGCCGCGCCAGCCGCAGCCGAAACCGGTGACCGCGCATCTGTCGCGGGCCCTCGATCTGGGCGAGCGCGGTGCGGTGGCGGGCATGGCGCGGGCGCTGTCGCGTGTCGCGAGCCAGCTGACATGGGAATATGGCTACGAGAAAGTGCCGAAGGCGCTGGCACGCAAATATGCCTATTGCGAGGTGCTGGGCCCGCGCGGTCCGGTGGCTTCGGATCGGCTGGTGCTGGGATTCGTCCTGTTCGCGCCGCGCACGACCTATCCGCAGCACAGCCATAAGGAGATCGAGGAAAGCTATATCTCGGTCGCGGGCCCGTGGTCGGAAAATGACACTGCGGTGCATGCGCCGGGGTCGCTGATCCTGAACCGACCCGATCACGAACACCGCATCACCACGGCCGATCTCGATCCCTGCCTGCTCGCCTATGCCTGGGTCGGGCCGGAAGCGCGGCTGTCCGCGCCGGGGATGAAACTCTCCTCGACCCGCAAGGCGCGGATGCGCGAAGGCATCTGAGCCCTTGATCCCCGCGCAAGGCGGAGCTAGAGGAGGGGTCGG
It includes:
- a CDS encoding ATP-binding protein, with protein sequence MNFRWLKQMMPRGLYGRAALILILPVVTIQLVVSVVFIQRHFERVTQQMTEGMVREIALLDQVATNAPTAEVARERLDVLDKTLNFTSQFPAPTDIASQRGDTRNFFDLTGIVVISTLRTNLSQIRSIVLDNTTNSVRVVQETPNGPLAVTFARSRVSASNPHQLLVLMVFVSILMTLIAYIFLRNQLRPIRRLSHAAEEFGKGRNLNYRVSGATEVRAAGRAFLDMRNRIERQIEQRTLMLSGVSHDLRTPLTRLRLGLSMMEETDEVRAMERDVDEMGRLVDAFLDFSRDGASHGEPETLPICGFVEGVVEDMRRMGRDVTLVDCDTEEEATFRPDALKRALANLIGNAVRYGTRAEITVSIARTGWRIAVHDDGPGIPPERREEAILPFTRLDPARNQDRGQGVGLGLSITADILRRHGGSLKLGRSERLGGLMAEMILPR
- the lon gene encoding endopeptidase La, whose amino-acid sequence is MTEFSSVTHPVLPLRDIVVFPHMIVPLFVGREKSVRALEEVMADDRQILLASQIDPSQDDPDTDGIFRVGVLANVLQLLKLPDGTVKVLVEGKSRVRISEFVENDDYFEANAEPLIETEGDVETIRALLRSVAEEFERYAKIKKNIPEEALSAVADATEADKLADLVSGHLGLEVAQKQELLETLDVSERLERVYGLMQGEVSVLQVEKKIKSRVKTQMEKTQREYYLNEQMKAIQKELGDGEDGQNEILELEERIENTKLSKEAKEKAEAELKKLKSMSPMSAEATVVRNYLDWMLSIPWGTKSRVKKDLSKAEAVLDADHYGLEKVKERIVEYLAVQARSAKLKGPIMCLVGPPGVGKTSLGRSVAKATGREFIRISLGGVRDESEIRGHRRTYIGSMPGKIIQALKKAKTTNPLILLDEIDKMGQDFRGDPASAMLEVLDPEQNATFVDHYLEVEYDLSNVMFLTTANSYNMPGPLLDRMEIIPLAGYTEDEKAEIAKQHLIPKQIKGHGLKKNEFELTDGALTDVIRYYTREAGVRNLERDIAKLARKAVTEIIKSKGQIKHITVDEAKVGEYLGVKKHRYGLAEKEDQVGVVTGLAWTSVGGDLLQIEALRLPGKGRMKTTGKLGDVMKESIDAASSYVRSVAPQFGIKPPRFEKWDIHVHVPDGATPKDGPSAGLAMVTSIVSVLTGIPVRKDIAMTGEVSLRGNAMPIGGLKEKLLAALRGGIKTVFIPEENEKDLADIPDNVKEGLEIVPVTHVREVLARALVRQPEPVDWDEEAEEAAAAAAAAAKSDAQGATAH
- a CDS encoding HU family DNA-binding protein, whose protein sequence is MAKSQKPKSTRKPPVTTPEAPPASAATLTPSAPHPAPEPSEAKALVRKRSFVDRVMVEAGVKRGEAKAMSEAVLKVLGEALSEGEELSIPPLGKLKINRQFEKNGDEILVVKLRRPSGMLEAVAAEADGAAQAEDDALESEVENRG
- a CDS encoding dimethylsulfonioproprionate lyase family protein produces the protein MTDTMPMNETPPDEGLRVSDCPDWLYLLREFDTLYRHGSAGGSRLIRSHRKRVRDTLSQIIDTNPPVTPRQPQPKPVTAHLSRALDLGERGAVAGMARALSRVASQLTWEYGYEKVPKALARKYAYCEVLGPRGPVASDRLVLGFVLFAPRTTYPQHSHKEIEESYISVAGPWSENDTAVHAPGSLILNRPDHEHRITTADLDPCLLAYAWVGPEARLSAPGMKLSSTRKARMREGI